The Methanobacterium lacus genome includes a region encoding these proteins:
- the priS gene encoding DNA primase catalytic subunit PriS, with the protein MVKIEYLTPATPEERKRYYKEEWNIKQVPDFISDTIQDREFGFDHVGRGPNDRYKIFRTPDFLRRFLKVRTPFAAYSSVAFYDKPQRRDGWNGAELVFDVDAKDIPVRTCECEGVCEICLNEAREIVCGLIDVLKGDLGLKDIHVVYSGRGYHLRILDPTVLKADSDVRAQIVKYIVGADVPENEFSLDFERVSYEHFVVPFGYPKVFTDRVKFTILHLNKKAQLDDVNKKLLSDVLKNRNLIANNQWGVFKGKIGPQRYKKVVKGIAALNMSLVDAKVSIDLKRILRLPSSLHSMVSMKCMEVKSIEDFDPFKEAVPKFVYERK; encoded by the coding sequence ATGGTAAAAATAGAATATTTAACTCCTGCAACACCTGAAGAAAGGAAAAGGTATTATAAAGAGGAATGGAACATTAAACAGGTTCCGGATTTCATATCCGACACTATTCAAGATAGGGAATTTGGTTTCGACCATGTAGGAAGGGGACCTAACGATCGTTACAAGATCTTTAGGACACCTGATTTTCTCAGACGTTTTTTAAAGGTTCGAACACCCTTTGCAGCCTACTCATCTGTGGCTTTTTATGACAAACCCCAGAGAAGAGATGGATGGAACGGTGCAGAATTAGTTTTCGATGTTGATGCCAAGGACATACCAGTTAGAACCTGTGAATGTGAGGGTGTATGTGAGATATGTCTAAACGAAGCCAGAGAAATAGTATGCGGACTAATCGATGTGTTGAAGGGTGATCTTGGGCTGAAGGATATACATGTGGTTTACTCAGGCAGAGGATATCATTTGAGGATTCTCGATCCAACTGTGCTCAAAGCAGACAGTGATGTCAGAGCCCAGATCGTGAAGTATATTGTCGGTGCAGACGTTCCTGAAAATGAGTTTAGTCTCGATTTTGAAAGGGTTTCCTATGAACACTTCGTTGTTCCTTTTGGATATCCTAAAGTATTTACAGATCGTGTTAAGTTCACCATACTTCATCTTAACAAAAAAGCCCAGTTAGATGATGTGAATAAAAAACTCCTAAGTGATGTTTTAAAAAACAGAAATCTGATAGCTAACAATCAATGGGGTGTTTTCAAGGGTAAAATTGGACCTCAAAGATATAAAAAGGTTGTAAAAGGTATTGCTGCCTTGAACATGAGTTTGGTTGATGCTAAGGTTTCCATAGATCTAAAAAGAATACTCAGACTACCATCTTCACTGCATTCTATGGTCAGCATGAAATGCATGGAAGTTAAAAGTATCGAAGATTTCGATCCCTTCAAAGAGGCCGTACCAAAATTTGTATACGAAAGAAAGTAG
- a CDS encoding response regulator: MSRKILIVEDEGILRVGTTLQLMSLGFEVVGHFQTGEEAVDNVVDLNPDLILMDIQLAGKMNGIETVREIQKKIDVPVVYLSAYSSHELIEEAETTKPFRYLVKPLDEMELKFTIETAIDTYQRQKRVEIKDEVLDNLHGLLYRFFVKDKKVNFINGSSESIIGLSERELTDFEGHFLEQFIIEEDQENVLNTMNNSLNSKVSFTMNYRIRNNNKINYFHEMGQPVYGDEGEITHIDGIIFDLNTEH; the protein is encoded by the coding sequence ATGTCTAGAAAAATATTGATTGTAGAGGACGAGGGAATTTTAAGAGTGGGAACTACTCTACAATTAATGTCACTTGGATTTGAGGTTGTTGGTCATTTTCAAACTGGTGAAGAAGCTGTAGATAATGTTGTTGATTTAAATCCTGATTTAATTTTAATGGATATTCAATTAGCAGGAAAAATGAACGGTATTGAGACAGTTAGGGAAATACAAAAAAAGATAGATGTGCCGGTGGTTTACTTATCAGCATATTCAAGCCATGAGTTAATTGAAGAGGCTGAAACTACTAAACCGTTCAGGTACTTGGTGAAACCTTTAGATGAGATGGAACTAAAATTCACAATAGAAACTGCCATTGATACATATCAAAGGCAAAAAAGGGTTGAGATTAAAGACGAAGTCTTGGACAATCTGCATGGGTTGTTGTATCGGTTCTTTGTTAAAGATAAAAAAGTAAATTTCATTAATGGCTCATCTGAATCTATAATTGGGCTAAGTGAAAGAGAATTAACTGATTTTGAAGGTCATTTTCTAGAACAGTTCATTATAGAAGAAGATCAGGAAAATGTATTAAACACAATGAATAATTCATTGAACTCAAAGGTTTCCTTCACAATGAACTACAGAATCCGAAATAATAATAAAATAAATTATTTCCATGAAATGGGTCAACCCGTCTATGGGGATGAGGGTGAAATTACTCATATCGATGGAATTATTTTTGATTTAAATACAGAACATTAA
- a CDS encoding response regulator yields MKKILIVEDEMITSLEMRMKIESWGYSVLDNVKSSSDAVETAIKNKPDLIIMDVVLYGNEDGITAAENIQKHVDIPIIYVTAYSSEMIMERAHKTSPYAYIIKPFDDNELKFAIELALKKQELKKEFDEKQELHSIISKNLGDVIWILDLKSAKFNYVSDSVEGLRGYTPDEVLEQSMEDVLTKESYQRIMKALPERIQSILSGDESLKVSKHLVDQTHKNGSKIPTEVVTSFLYNENGEVDRVLGVTRKLELPTK; encoded by the coding sequence ATGAAGAAAATATTGATAGTGGAAGATGAAATGATAACATCACTAGAAATGAGAATGAAAATTGAAAGTTGGGGATACTCAGTTCTAGATAATGTTAAATCATCGTCAGATGCCGTGGAAACTGCCATTAAAAATAAGCCAGATTTGATTATCATGGATGTGGTGCTATATGGAAATGAAGATGGAATAACAGCAGCCGAAAATATTCAAAAACATGTAGATATTCCTATTATTTATGTAACAGCATATTCCTCAGAAATGATCATGGAACGAGCCCATAAAACATCCCCCTATGCTTACATCATTAAACCATTCGATGACAATGAGTTGAAGTTTGCAATAGAGCTTGCACTAAAAAAACAAGAACTAAAAAAGGAATTTGATGAAAAACAGGAACTTCACAGCATCATATCAAAAAATCTTGGCGATGTGATATGGATCTTAGATCTGAAATCAGCTAAATTTAATTATGTCAGTGATTCAGTCGAAGGTCTAAGGGGTTACACTCCTGATGAAGTACTAGAACAATCAATGGAAGATGTACTGACCAAGGAATCCTATCAAAGAATAATGAAAGCTTTGCCTGAAAGGATTCAATCAATTTTGTCAGGAGACGAATCATTGAAAGTCAGCAAACACTTGGTTGATCAAACCCATAAAAATGGTTCTAAAATACCAACCGAAGTGGTGACATCTTTTCTGTACAATGAAAATGGAGAGGTAGATAGGGTGTTGGGAGTTACAAGAAAACTTGAACTCCCTACAAAATAA
- a CDS encoding Ig-like domain-containing protein: MAFMFFGILSTSSAANMTGTWSGSNGVYNSTAGPVKVNFTEKHNGAATVTATPTGTTNTNTAFWSNASAAGHSSLEVTLSWNTLTKANNGTITFNFNRPVNNPILYIDRIGGNLQNGGTITSSSALLTLLNSGMYLTKLSGPTSFEVTSSTIQRTPGVTISSTSTEASMDPLGGTAAGTVQIMGTNITSVTFSWWGVGADSQADGLEFLWELEAPVDLSISKSDSPDPVVAGKNLTYTITVHNNGPSSIISSDVFTVIDNLPAGFTATSYTPSEGSYNPVTGAWTGVTLANGEDVTLTIIGIVNSTKTGTLTNTASVQVPSGITDPNTNNNQAPPVITTVDGLPTANNDSKTTPEDTPISGNLPASDPDGPVTVVNFVINGTTYAPGTVNIPGVGKIVINSDGSYLFTPASNYNGPVPTITYTASDNTGNTATGNLNINVTPVNDAPVGTGDSKTTPEDTQATGKVTGTDVDGDTLTFAKDTDPSHGTVVVNADGTYTYMPNANYNGPDSFTVIVSDGKGGSDIVTVNINVTPVNDAPIGNGDSKTIPEDTQATGKVTGTDVDGDILTYTKNSNPTHGTVVVNADGTYTYMPNANYNGPDSFTVIVSDGNGGTDTVTVTINVTPVNDAPIGTGDSKAIPEDTQATGKVTGTDVDGDTLTYTKNSNPTHGTAVVNADGTYTYTPNANYNGPDSFTIIVSDGNGGSDVVTVTIDVTPVNDAPVGTGDSKTIPEDTQATGKVTGTDVDGDTLTYTKNTNPSHGTAVVNADGTYTYTPNANYNGPDSFTVTVSDGNGGSDVVTVTIDVTPVNDAPVGTGDSKTIPEDTQATGKVTGTDVDGDTLTYTKNTDPSHGTAVVNADGTYTYTPNANYNGPDSFTVTVSDGNGGTDTVTVTINVTPVNDAPIGNDDSKTIPEDTQATGKVTGTDVDGDTLTYTKNSNPSHGTAVVNADGTYTYTPNANYNGPDSFTIIVSDGKGGSDVVTVNINVTPVNDAPIGNDDSKTIPEDTQATGNVTGTDVDGDTLTYTKSTDPSHGTAVVNADGTYTYTPNANYNGPDSFTVTVSDGNGGSDVVTVNINVTPVNDAPIGNDDSKTIPEDTQATGKVTGTDIDGDTLTYTKNTNPSHGTAVVNADGTYTYTPNANYNGPDSFTVTVSDGNGGSDVVTVTIDVMPVNDAPVGTGDSQTIPEDTQATGKVTGTDVDGDTLTYTKNTDPSHGTAVVNADGTYTYTPNANYNGPDSFTVTVSDGNGGSDVVTVTIDVTPVNDAPVGTGDSKTIPEDTQATGKVIGTDVDGDTLTYTKNSNPSHGTAVVNADGTYTYTPNANYNGPDSFTIIVSDGKGGSDVVTVTIDVTPVNDAPVGTGDSQTIPEDTQATGKVTGTDVDGDTLTYTKNTNPTHGTVVVNADGTYTYTPNANYNGPDSFTIIVSDGKGGSDVVLVNITMTPVDDPVKNVTPTKVKNQTEVGTIPMQRTGVPLPMLFMALVMIFGAFVSNKRK, translated from the coding sequence ATGGCCTTTATGTTCTTTGGTATATTGAGTACTTCAAGTGCTGCAAATATGACAGGCACCTGGAGTGGTTCTAATGGAGTTTACAATTCCACAGCAGGACCAGTAAAAGTAAATTTCACAGAAAAACACAATGGTGCTGCTACAGTTACTGCAACACCCACAGGTACCACCAACACAAATACCGCTTTTTGGAGTAACGCTTCAGCAGCTGGACACAGTTCTTTAGAAGTAACTCTAAGCTGGAACACACTGACCAAAGCTAACAATGGAACCATAACTTTCAACTTCAACAGACCAGTGAACAATCCTATTTTATACATAGACCGAATAGGTGGTAACTTGCAAAATGGAGGCACAATTACATCGTCATCAGCTCTTTTAACACTTCTTAACTCGGGAATGTATTTAACTAAATTATCAGGACCAACAAGTTTTGAAGTTACAAGCAGCACCATCCAGAGAACACCGGGTGTTACCATCAGTTCTACAAGTACTGAAGCATCCATGGATCCATTGGGAGGAACAGCAGCAGGAACTGTTCAGATAATGGGAACTAACATAACCAGTGTGACTTTTTCATGGTGGGGTGTTGGTGCAGACAGTCAAGCTGATGGATTAGAGTTTTTATGGGAATTAGAAGCCCCTGTTGATCTTTCAATTTCCAAATCGGACAGTCCAGACCCAGTTGTGGCTGGTAAAAATTTAACTTACACCATAACAGTACACAACAATGGTCCTTCAAGCATAATATCCAGTGATGTATTCACTGTGATAGACAACTTACCTGCAGGATTTACTGCAACCAGTTACACACCTAGTGAAGGTTCTTACAACCCAGTAACAGGTGCATGGACAGGAGTAACTCTCGCAAATGGAGAAGATGTGACTTTAACCATAATTGGAATTGTTAATTCAACAAAAACAGGAACCTTAACCAACACAGCTAGTGTACAGGTACCTTCAGGAATTACTGATCCTAATACTAATAACAATCAAGCCCCACCAGTTATAACAACTGTTGATGGTTTACCAACTGCTAACAACGACTCTAAAACAACACCTGAAGACACACCAATATCTGGAAATTTACCTGCTTCAGATCCAGATGGACCTGTCACAGTAGTGAATTTCGTAATAAACGGTACGACCTATGCACCTGGTACTGTGAACATACCTGGAGTTGGAAAGATAGTGATTAATTCTGATGGTAGTTATTTATTCACTCCAGCAAGTAATTATAATGGACCAGTTCCAACTATAACTTACACTGCAAGTGATAATACAGGTAACACCGCCACAGGAAATTTAAATATTAACGTGACCCCTGTAAACGATGCCCCTGTTGGCACCGGAGACAGTAAAACCACACCAGAAGATACCCAGGCTACTGGAAAAGTAACTGGTACTGATGTTGATGGAGATACATTAACATTTGCCAAAGATACAGATCCTAGCCACGGTACAGTCGTTGTTAATGCTGATGGTACATACACGTACATGCCTAATGCTAATTACAATGGCCCTGACAGCTTCACAGTAATTGTGAGTGACGGTAAAGGTGGAAGTGACATAGTCACAGTAAATATTAACGTTACACCAGTCAACGATGCACCAATAGGCAACGGAGACAGTAAAACCATACCAGAGGATACTCAGGCGACAGGTAAGGTAACTGGTACTGATGTTGATGGAGACATATTGACATATACCAAAAACTCTAACCCAACGCATGGTACAGTCGTTGTTAATGCTGATGGTACGTACACGTACATGCCTAATGCTAATTACAATGGCCCTGACAGCTTCACAGTAATTGTGAGCGATGGTAATGGTGGAACAGATACAGTAACTGTTACAATCAATGTAACACCAGTCAACGATGCACCAATAGGCACCGGAGACAGTAAAGCCATACCAGAAGATACCCAGGCAACTGGAAAAGTAACTGGAACAGATGTCGATGGAGACACATTGACATATACCAAAAACTCTAACCCAACGCATGGTACAGCCGTAGTAAACGCAGATGGTACGTATACATACACACCAAATGCAAACTACAACGGTCCTGATAGCTTCACAATAATTGTGAGTGATGGTAATGGTGGAAGTGACGTAGTCACTGTTACAATAGATGTAACACCTGTTAATGATGCCCCTGTTGGCACCGGAGACAGTAAGACCATACCTGAGGATACCCAGGCTACTGGAAAAGTAACTGGAACAGATGTTGATGGAGACACATTAACCTATACCAAGAACACTAATCCTAGCCACGGTACAGCCGTAGTAAATGCTGATGGTACGTACACATACACACCAAACGCAAACTACAATGGACCAGATAGCTTCACAGTAACTGTGAGCGATGGTAATGGTGGAAGTGACGTAGTCACTGTTACAATAGATGTAACACCTGTTAATGATGCCCCTGTTGGCACCGGAGACAGTAAGACCATACCTGAGGATACCCAGGCTACTGGAAAAGTAACTGGAACAGATGTCGATGGAGACACATTAACATACACCAAGAACACAGATCCTAGCCACGGTACAGCTGTAGTAAACGCAGATGGTACATACACATACACACCAAACGCAAACTACAATGGACCAGATAGCTTCACTGTAACAGTGAGCGATGGTAATGGTGGAACAGATACAGTAACTGTTACAATCAATGTAACACCTGTTAACGATGCACCAATAGGCAACGATGACAGTAAAACCATACCTGAGGATACCCAAGCTACTGGAAAAGTAACTGGAACAGATGTCGATGGAGACACATTAACCTATACCAAAAACTCTAACCCAAGCCATGGTACAGCCGTTGTTAACGCAGATGGTACATACACATACACACCAAACGCAAACTACAATGGACCTGACAGCTTCACAATAATTGTGAGCGATGGTAAAGGTGGAAGTGACGTAGTCACCGTAAATATTAACGTTACACCAGTCAACGATGCACCAATAGGTAACGATGACAGTAAGACCATACCTGAGGATACCCAAGCTACTGGAAACGTAACTGGAACAGATGTTGATGGAGACACATTGACCTATACCAAGAGCACAGATCCTAGCCATGGCACAGCCGTAGTAAATGCTGATGGTACGTACACATACACACCAAATGCAAACTACAATGGACCAGATAGCTTCACAGTAACTGTGAGCGATGGTAATGGTGGAAGTGACGTAGTCACCGTAAATATTAACGTTACACCAGTCAACGATGCACCAATAGGTAACGATGACAGTAAAACCATACCAGAGGACACCCAAGCTACTGGAAAAGTAACTGGAACAGATATTGATGGAGACACATTAACCTATACCAAAAACACTAATCCTAGCCATGGCACAGCCGTAGTAAATGCTGATGGTACGTACACATACACACCAAATGCAAACTACAATGGACCAGATAGCTTCACAGTAACTGTGAGCGATGGTAATGGTGGAAGTGACGTAGTCACTGTTACAATAGATGTAATGCCTGTTAATGATGCCCCTGTTGGCACCGGAGACAGCCAAACCATACCTGAGGATACCCAGGCTACTGGTAAAGTAACTGGTACTGATGTTGATGGAGATACATTAACCTATACCAAAAACACAGATCCAAGCCACGGTACAGCCGTAGTAAATGCTGATGGTACGTACACATACACACCAAATGCAAACTACAATGGCCCTGACAGCTTCACAGTAACTGTGAGCGATGGTAATGGTGGAAGTGACGTAGTCACTGTTACAATAGATGTAACACCTGTTAACGATGCCCCTGTTGGCACCGGAGACAGTAAAACCATACCGGAAGATACCCAGGCAACTGGAAAAGTAATTGGAACAGATGTCGATGGAGACACATTAACCTATACCAAAAACTCTAATCCAAGCCATGGTACAGCTGTAGTAAACGCTGATGGTACATACACATACACACCAAACGCAAACTACAATGGCCCTGACAGCTTCACAATAATTGTGAGCGATGGTAAAGGTGGAAGTGACGTAGTCACTGTTACAATCGATGTAACACCAGTTAATGATGCCCCTGTTGGCACCGGAGACAGTCAAACCATACCCGAAGATACCCAGGCAACTGGAAAAGTAACTGGTACAGATGTTGATGGAGATACATTAACCTATACCAAGAACACTAACCCAACGCACGGTACAGTCGTTGTTAATGCTGATGGTACATACACGTACACACCAAATGCAAACTACAATGGCCCTGACAGCTTCACAATAATTGTGAGCGATGGTAAAGGTGGAAGTGACGTAGTACTAGTTAATATTACTATGACACCGGTTGATGATCCAGTTAAGAATGTGACTCCAACAAAAGTAAAAAATCAGACTGAAGTTGGCACTATTCCAATGCAAAGAACAGGTGTACCATTGCCAATGCTATTCATGGCATTAGTGATGATATTCGGAGCTTTTGTATCTAATAAAAGGAAATAA